GGGCGCTGAGCGACGTCTTTGTCCTCGATTCCTCCAAGTCCGAATCGAGCGCGACCATCGTCGCCCCCAAGGGGCAGATCGATTCCGATGCGCAGCAGGGGCAGGTCTTCGTGCTCCTCGAAAACGGGCACATCTACCGGCGGCAGGGGGAGGAACTGTCCGTGATCAGCTTCGACCGCTATCTCCTGTCCCTGGACATGAGCAGGCTTCTGGGCGGGTTGGAGCTCAAGGACAAGGCGCCCAAGGAAATGTCCTGGGCGGATCTTCGCACGCTTGCGGCCGAGGCCTTCGCCAACAGGGGCGACAATTTTCAGCGCCGGGTGCAGACCGAGATGCACAAGCGGTTTTCCCTGCCCGCGGCCTGTCTGGTCCTCGGGCTTTTCGCCATGCCTCTGGCCTTCTTTTTTCAGGGCATGAAGCGTCAGTACGGGCTTCTCGTCTGCCTTGGGGCTTTTTTTCTGTACTACATCCTGCTGTCCGCCGGCATGTCCCTGGCCGAGGGTGGCGTCATGTCTGCCGCGGTCGGCCTTTGGATGCCCAACGTCATTTTCCTGCTGGGCGCGGCCATCGGCATGTGGTGGGTGATCGGGGAACGGGGGGCGGATTTCCGTTCCGTGACGACATGGCTCAGGCGCCTGACCGGTCCGCGCGGGGCTGACTCATGAACCTTTTGACCCGCTACATCCTTCGCCAGAATCTGTACCTGCTGCTTTTGATCTGCGGCATCGGCCTTGGCATCTTCGTTTTCGTCGAGCTTTTCGACCGCATGGACGAATTTCTGGCCGCCGGGGTCGGCGCCGGCACCATCGCCGCCTACTTTCTCTTCCGCACGCCCTTCATCCTGGCCCAGATATTTCCGGCCGTGTTCCTGGTGGCGCTCATGGTCCAGCTCGGGCTCATGCTGCGCAACCGCGAGCTGCTGGCCTTGGAGGCCTGCTCCGTCTCCCCGGGGAGCGTGGCCAGGTCCGTGCTGTGGTACGCCTTGGCCTTGTGTCTGGTGCAGTTCTCCTTTTCCGAGGTGCTGGGCGTCAGCGGCCACAAAGGCGCAGACCGGATCTGGAGCGAGGAGGTGCGCAACCGTCAGGTCGCGACCCGCAAGCTCAACGACATCTGGTTCCGCGAAGGGGATCGCATCGTGCACATGGGGGAGGTTGTCCCGGCCTCCAGGACTGGCAGGAAACTGACGGTTTACGTGCTGGACGCGAAGGATTCCGGCAAGGTCGCGGAGGTCGTCACGGCGGCGGAATTCCGTTCGTCGGCGAGCGGCTGGACGCTGACGGATGCAACGCGCACCGTCCCCGAATCTTTCGTCGTCACCCGGGAAAAGAGCGTCGATCTTGACCTGCGTACCGACGTGGCCGGTTTTCTGATCATCGACCCCAAGACCAAGCTCGACTCCCTGCCCTTCTGGCAGCTGGGCAGCGAGATACGCCGGCTCAGGGATTCCGGGTCGAACATCGAGCGCCTGCAGACGGCCTGGCACATGAAGCTTGCGTATGCCGCATCGGTGCTGGTCATGGCGCTCATCGCCCTGGCCGTGATTTCGGTTTTCGGATCGCTCTACGTCATCATCCCCGTGGGGCTGGTGACCACCTTCTGCTATTACGGCTTGTTTGTGCTCTGCGCCTCGGCAGGGGAGAAGGGCTTGGTGCCCCCGGTGCTGGCGGCCTGGGCGGCCAATGCGCTCTTTGCCCTTGTGGCGGGCGGGCGCATGGCCATGGGCCGTTCCTTTCATCTGGGCTGAACGGCCCTTTCGGAGGCGTGCGATGATCTGGTGGATAACTCTGGGCGGCTTTCTTCTCGGATGCCTGGTGGCCTATGCCATGGTTCAGGGCGACAAGGACGACGAGGATTAGCCTGCGACCGGGGCGGCCTGATCCGGTTCGAGGTATTTCGTCAGGATGCTCAGGATTTCGGGGTAGAAGTCGTCCGAAAAACTCAGACCCAGGATGTTCTCGCCGGCCAGAAGCCGGGCCCGGGTGGAGCCGAAGACGGTGGAGAAGATGACGCTGGCCGCCAGAGTCGCATCGACGTCGGTGCGGATGGAGCCGTCCTTGATCCCGGCTTCGATGCAGCCGAGCATCTTCTGCACGACCTGCGAGCAGACGGCCAGAATCTCCGAGTTGTCGGCATCGACGGTGTTGGCCAGGAACGGGGAGCAGCGCAGCAGGGTCAGGAAGCCTGACTCCGGGGTGGCCGAGGCCTTGAGGATGCACTTGGCGAAGTTGACGACGCTGCCCAGACCGTCCGAGGCGTAGTAGAGGCTCTCGTCGATCTTGCCGAGCAGGTCTTTGAGAATGGAAATTTCCACCAGCTGAAAAAGATTTTCCTTGCTGCCGTAGTGGTGGGCGATGAGCCCGTCGGCGATGCCGGCCTCCTGGGCGATGCGCTTGTAGGTGGTTTCCGCGTAGCCGAGTTCCCCGAAAAGCCGTTTGGCCGTGTCCAATATCCGTTCCTTGTTGCCTTTGACCACGCTCCTCTCCTTGCCGTCTGCGATTTGCCGAATCTCTTACCCAGCCCTCGATTCCCAGTCCACCGTTTTTCTCCGCTCGCATTGTGTGGCCGCTTAGTGTTTTTCCCGCCCCCGCTGTTGGTGGCGATGGGGTAAAAGCTGTAATTGCGGTTTGTTGGAAACCCCTTGACGCAAAAACATACTTCATTTAGCGCACATCGAAACGTACGCTGAGTGGCTACTTAAATTGCTGCTGCGGGTGAGCAAACATTGTAACACAAGGGGGAGGTTGAATGCGGACACGTTTGAAATCATGGGCAATCGCCTGGGCGTTGGTGTTGGCAACCGCGCAGTTCTGTTCTGCGGCCGGTTTCGGGATTTACGAGTGGAGCGCCCGCGGCAACGCGCTCGGCGGTGCAACAGTAGGGCGGGCGGACGATCCGTCCGCACTTGCCACCAACCCTGCGGGCATCACCCAACTGGATGGCCTCCAGATCCTGGCCGGTTTCACGGCGATTCATCCGGTTCTGGATATCCGGACGAATTCTCCTGCTGGCAACGAGTGGGCCTCGTCTGACAAGGATTCTTTGTGGGTACCTCCTCACTTCTATGCCACGTGGAAGGTGAACGATCGTTACACCGTCGGCCTAGGCACCTTCTCACGCTTTGGATTGGGATCAGTCTTTGATGAGGATTGGGAAGGTCGTTACAACAATTATGAAGCCATCATCGAGTCCATGTCCATCAATCCCAATGTGGCTGTGAAGGTTACAGATAAACTTTCTGCTGCATTCGGAGTTGATGCAACGTATTTAAATTTTTCAAAAAAGCAAAAAATTAATTGGACAGGAGCTCTAAACCCGAATCCAGCTATTGATGGTGATGCAAGTCTCGAAGCTGATGGATGGGGATATGGATTTAACATGGCTTTGCATTATATGCCTTGCGATTATGCAAAGATAGGTCTGTCTTATAGAAGTCCTGTTACAATGGATGTGAATGGAAAGGCAGATTTTTCTATGCCTTCAGTATATGAAGGTACATTCCTTGATAATATTGGCGCATTTAAAGATACTAATGCACACGGAACAGTAACATTGCCAGACTCATTTTCTTTCGGTGTGGCGGTGTATCCTACAAATAAGCTCAGTATTGAAGTTGGCGCTGTTTACACGTTGTGGAGCAAGTATGATAAGTTGGAAATCAAATATAGTGATCCTGTAATATTTGATACCGATACCATGTCTCTTAAATCAGTGTCGTCGTATGACAAGAACTGGGAAGACGTCTGGCGTTTCAATATAGGCGTGGAATATGCTGTCTTGGACTGGCTCGACCTCCGCGCTGGATATGTATTCGATCAGTCTCCCGTTCAGGACGAAACCATCGACTACATGGTCCCGGCCAATGATCGGCATCTTTTGAATGGTGGTCTCGGCTTTCACTGGGATAATTGGGTGGTGGACGTAAACTATACCTATCTGATGATCATGGATCGCGACATTGATGCTCGCCCCGATGATGGGGTTTACGAAGGCGAGATCGACAACGCTGACGCCCACATGGTTGGGTTGTCCGTCGGTTACAAGTTCTAGCCTGTCTTCTGCATGACCCAAATAAAACGCCCCGCGCTCCTCAAGGACCGCGGGGCGTTTTGCATTGGAGCGCAGGTCGTTACCAAATGTTTACGTTCTGAACCTTCCCAGCAGTTCAAACAGATTCGAAGCCAACACCCGCAGTTCCTCCGCCTTGCGGGCCACTTCGTCCGTGTTCTGCTGGGTGCTTTCCGAGGCGCTGCTGACGTCGGCGATCTCTCTCGAAATCTCCTTGATGACAGTGGAGCTCTCGGCCACGTTGACGTTGATCTCCTGCAGGCCCTGGGAGGCCTGGGCCACGTTGTCGGCTATGTCGCGGGTGGCCACGGACTGTTCCTCGATGGCCGTGGCCACGTTGGCGATGATGTCGTTGATCTCCTCGATGATTCTGGAGATGGCCTGAATCTGTCCTTCGGTGCTTTTTGACGTTCCCTGCATCTCGGCGATGCGCGACCTGATTTCTTCCGTGGCCGTGGCGGTCTGCTTGGCCAGTTCCTTGATCTCGTTGGCCTCCACGGCGAAGCCGCGTCCGGACTCGCCGGCCCGAGCCGCCTCGATGGTCGCGTTGAGGGCCAGGAGGTTGGTCTGGTCCGAGATTTCCGTGATCATGGTCGTGACCTTGCCGATCTCCAAGGCCGCGTCGCCCAGGGCCCTCATGGCCGATGTGGCCGCCCCGGCTTCAGTCATGGCCCGTTGCGCCACGGATCGGGCCTTCTCCGTATTGGACGCGATTTCCGTGATCGTTGCGGCCATTTCTTCGGTGGCCGTGGCCACCATGTTGGTGTTCTGCGTGGTCTGCTCCATGGCCGCGGCCACGGTGCCGAACCTGGAGTTCAGGTCGTGGGTCGCCGCCGTCACGGTCTGCGATTTCCGGGTCGCGCCCGCTGCTCCCGTCCGCAGGTCATTGGCGATGCCCAGCAGGCTGTCGGAGGCGCTGTTCAGGGTGTCACCGTTGGCTACCACGTCCCGGATGATGCCGCGCAGCTTTTCCAGGAAGGTGTTGAACCAGATGGCCATTTCGCCGATTTCATCCCTGGAGGTCACGGCAAGCTTGCGCGTCAGGTCGCCCTCGCCCTGGGCCACGTCCTTGAGCGTGGCCGTGGCGTTCAACACCGGCTGCGCGATGGCGTTGGCGAAGATCGTGGCCAGGCCAAGGAAGACGGCCAACAGGATCGCGCCCATGACGGCCATCTTCTGCAGCATGGCGTAGAATTCGGCCATGACCTCGGACTTCTCGATGACGCCGATAAGCTTCCAGCCCAGTCCTTCGATGGTATGGACCTGGGCAAACCACTGACGTTCGTCCATGGCCACTTCCATGCCTCCCGTCGTGATGCCGTCCAGTTGCGCCAGCGCCGGGACTCCGGCCTCCTTCATCTTTTTGAAGTTCAGGTCGTCATGGCGGGGGGTGGCCAGGATGGTCCCGTCATCCTGGACCAGCATCACGTAGCCCGTCCTGCCCATGGGCGACTTCTTGATCAGATCCGTGAGCACACCGAGCCCCACGTCCAGGCCTGAACAGCCGATGATTTCGCTGCCCGCGGTTATCGGGAACATGTTGCTGATGACGGCCTCGCCCGTGGTGGACATGTAGGCGGGGGAAATGGAGGCCTTGTCTGGGGTTTCCATGGCCTTGGCGTACCAGGGCCGCTTGCGCGGATCGTACCCCGGGAGCATCTCCGATTCGCCGGACGAGGCGAACCCGCCCCATTTGGTGCCGATGAACACCTCCACATACTCGGGGTGGATTTTGCTGATGAGCTTGAAAAAGGCGACCATGTCCCGTTCGACATCGCTGCGCGAGATGTCCTTGGGCGACAGCGGGCGCTTTTCTTCGACGTAGCTGTGCACGAACTCGTCCGCAGCCTGGACGATGGGACTGGTGGCGATCATGGTCGTCATCTTCAAGGCCTTGTCCACGAAGATTCCGATGGCGCGGTCGATCTGTTCGAGTTCCTTGGCGGCCGAATCGTGGAACGTCGCGATGGCCGAATCCCTGATCTGCAGGCCGAGAACGATGCAGGTGATGAGGATGGAGGTCAGGATGGTGGTGGTGAAGGCCAGCAGAAGTTTCTTTCGTACAGACAGCTTCATGGAGTTCCTTCCGGAATGAGCGTATGAAAATGATGGGGGATTTCCGCATGTCATACACCAAACCGGGCACAGATAGTCCGGTACTTTTTTGCTGTCCTCGTATGTGTGGGCGCCGAAACCCCAGGCTGGCGAAGATCGCCGGAGGGCGCAAAAAAAGCCGGTCGCCCGGCTTGATCGTCAGCAGCGCGTGGGAGCCGCGTCTGGTCGCTCCTTCTCCTTGACCAGATAGATGGCCGGCAGGGAGACGAGGGTGGTGGCGAACTTGATGAGGGTGTTGCTGAGGAAGATGGACCAGACCACGGACGACTCGAACATGCCGCCGAAGGCGATCCAGGAGAAGATGAGGCTGTCGAGGGGGATGCTGACGGCGTTGCTGACCAGCACCCGCGACCACTGGTGGCGGGCCGTGACCCGTTCCTTCCACATGCTGTAGACCTCGGTGTCCGTCAGTTCGGCGATGACCTCGGCCACGATGGAGGCGAAGACCAGGCGCCAGAGCGGGGCCAGGACCTGGCCGAACTCGGCCTGGGCGCCCACGGACATGTCCGCCGGGAGGATGGACACCAGCCAGAAGTAGAGGGCCATGAGCAGGTTGAAACCCGCGGCCGTGACGATCATGAGCTGCGCGCCCTTCTTGCCCATGGTCTTGTGGACCATGTCGCGCAGGGTGAAGGTCAGGGGGTAGATGAAGGTCCCGGCGTCGATGGACATGCCGCCGAGCATGACGATCCGCAGGGAACCGACATCGGAAAATATCTGCAGGGCGATGTAGGACGCCACGAGTACGATGAGTGATTGCATGGGATGCTCCGGAAAGGTGAATTCGGGCCTTTCCCTAAACGGTAGGCCGTGCGCTGTAAATGCCGAATTGGGGCCGTTTTGGCAAAGGCCGCTGGGGGAGAATGGTTTCTTCAGGGATTTCCGTGAGAAATCTTTTCCGATTCCTGGGCCTGCCTTTCCCGTTGCCTTTCCTCCAGACGCAGCTTGCGGCGCATTTCAGCCTCGCGGTTGCGGCGTTCGTGGGTCGGGGTTTCGAGGATGAGGTCCGGGGTGGGGGCCGGCTTGCGGTCCGGGCCCATGGCCACGAAGGTCAGGTAGGCCGAGGCGGCGTGGCGCAGTTCGCCGGTCATGAGGTTTTCCACGACCACGCGCACGCCGATCTCCATGGACTGTTTCCCCACGCGGTTGACGCTTGCGTAGAGGAGCATCAGTTCGCCCACGTGCACGGGCGCCTTGAACTCCATGCGGTCGATGGAGGCCGTGACCACGCCCATGCGCGCGTGGCGCATGGCGCACACGGCCCCGGCCAGGTCGATGTGCTTGAGGATGACGCCGCCGTGGACGTTGCCCGCCGGGTTGGCGTCCTCGGGCAGGGCGCGGTGGGTCATGAGGGTTTCGCTGTCGCTGACCTTGCGTGCGGCGGCCATCAGATCCTCCCTTCCTCCAGGGCGTGGCAGGCGGCCTGGCTGCCGTTCGGCAGTTTCCGCAGCGCCGGAATCTCCCGGCGGCAGCGGTCGTCCGTGTACGGGCAGCGGGTGTGGAAGACGCAGCCCGTGGGCAGATTGATGGGCGTGGGCACCTCGCCCTTCAAGCGGATGTGCGAGACGCCCTTGGCGCCGAGCCTGGGGATGGCCGAAAGCAGGGCGCGGGAGTAGGGGTGCTGCGGGTCGCCGTAGAGGCTGGCCTTGTCGGCCAGCTCGCACAGGGTGCCCAGGTACATGACGGCCACGCGCGTGCTGATGTGCTCGACCACCGAGAGGTCGTGGGTGATGAACATGTAGGTCAGGCCGAAGCGCTCCTGGCAGTCCATGATCAGGTTCAGGATCTGGGCCTGGATGGACACGTCGAGTGCCGAGATGGGCTCGTCGGCCACGATGAACTCCGGATCGACCATGAGCGCGCGAGCGATGCTGATGCGCTGGCGCTGGCCGCCCGAGAACTCGTGGGGGAAGCGCCCGGCCCAGGCCGGGTCCACGCCCACCTGGCGCATGACCTCGGCCACCTTGTCCTGGACCTGGCTCGCGGACAGGTCCGGGAAGTGGAAGCGCGTCGGCTCCTCAAGGATCTGGCGCACGGTCATGCGCGGGTTGAGGGACGCGTACGGGTCCTGGAAGACCATCTGCATCTTGCGGCGGTAGGGGAGCATGTCCTTGGCCGACAGGTTGTCGATGCGCTCCCCGCGGAATTCGATCCGCCCGCTGGTGGGCGGATAGAGGCCCAGCACCGTGCGGCCGAGGGTCGACTTGCCGCAGCCCGACTCTCCGACCACCGAGAGGATCTCGCCCTGGCGGATGTCGAGGCTGACGCCGTTGATGGCCTTGACCGTGGTCGAGGTCAGGGAGGGCAGGCCGCCCGAGAAGGTCAGGCGGTCCAGAAAGCCGCCGGAAATGTCGAAGTGCTTCACCACGTCGGTGATGCCGACAAGGGGTTGTGTCTGTGCTGTCATGGTCTACCTGGTTTGCGCATACAGATGACAGGCCACCAGGCCCGGTGTTTTTCCATCGTCAAGGAGTTGCGGCGTGACGTTGCGGCAGACGTCCATGGCGTGCTCGCAGCGCGGGTGAAAGGCGCAGCCCGAGGGGATGCTGGTCAGGTTGGGCATCATGCCCGGGATCTGGTGCAGGCGCCGCTGGCCGCCGCTGCCCTGGGGCAGGGCCTTGATGAGCCCCTGGGTGTAGGGGTGGCTCGGTGCGCCGACGATCGTGTCCGTGGGTCCCTGCTCGACGATGCGGCCGGCGTACATGACGCAGATTTTCTCCGTCACCTGCGAGACCACGCCCAGGTCGTGGGTGATGAGGATGAGGCCCATGTTCTCGTTCTTGCACAGTTCCAGAAGCAGGGCCATGACCTCGGCCTGGATGGTCACGTCCAGGGCCGTGGTCGGCTCGTCGGCGATGATCAGGCTCGGGTTGGTCAGAAGCGAGATGGCGATGACCACGCGCTGCCTCATGCCGCCCGAAAGCTCGTGGGGGTACTGCCCCAGGCGCTTGCCCGGCGAGGAGATGTAGACCTTCGAGAGCTTCTCAAGGGCGATCTCCCGGGCGTGGGCCACGGAGACATTGTTGTGGGCCAGGATGGTCTCGACCATCTGCGTGCCGATGGTCAGCACGGGGTTCAGGGTCATCATCGGGTCCTGGAAGATCATGCTGATGCGGTTGCCGCGGATGTCGCGCATCTGCTCCAGGGGGTAGGCGCTGATCTCCTCGCCCTCGAAGAGGACGCGGCCCGAGGCGATGAAACCCGGCTTGCTGATCAGATTGATGATGGAGAAGCCGGCCACGGACTTGCCGGCGCCGGATTCGCCCACCAGCCCCATGCGTTCGCCGGGGTTCAGGGTGAAGTTGATGCCGTTCAGGGCGGTCAGGTCGCCGGAGCGCAGCCGGAACTTGACCACCAGATCCTGTACGTCGAGGAGGTGCGTCATGTCCGGGTCATCCTTTGTAGAGTTTGGGGTTGAGGACGTCCTGCACCCAGTCGCCCAGGAGGTTGATGACCAGGATGAGGAGCACCAGCAGGAAGCCGGGGAACATGGTGATCCACCACGAGCCGCTGAAGATGTAGTCGAAGCCCGAGTTGATCAGCGACCCCAGCGACGGCTTGGTGATGGGCATGCCCAGCCCCAGGAAGGACAGGGCCGCCTCGCTCATGATGGCGTGGGCCACCTGCACCGTGGACAGGACCAGGATGGGCGACATGGTGTTGGGCAGGATGTGGCGCCACATGATGCGGCCCGACGGCAGGCCCATGACGCGGGCCGCCTCGACGTACTCCTTCTTCTTCTCGGCCAGGACCGAGGCGCGCACCGTGCGGGCGTACTGCGGCCACTCGGCGATGCCGATGACCAGCACGAGGAACGGCACGGCCATGCTCTCGAAGGCCGCCACGCCGAAGATGGCCTGGAAGATGGCCGAGAGGAAGATGGCCACCATGAGGGTCGAGAAGCTCAGCTGCACGTCGGCCATGCGCATGAGGAAATTGTCTATCTTGCCGCCCTTGTAGCCGGCGATGAGGCCCAGCACGATGCCGATGGCGGCCTGCAGGAAGGTCGCCCCGATGCCGATGACCAGCGAGATGCGCATGCCATAGAGCATGGTGCTCAGCATGTCGCGGCCCTGGGCGTCGGTGCCGAGAAGGAATTTCTGGTCCGCGTTGTCCATCCAGACCGGCGGGATCTCCGAGTCCATGATGTCGATGGTCGTGGTGTCGTAGGGGTTGTGGGGCGCCACGAGGGGCGCGCCGAAGGCCGCCAGGGCCAGCACGGCCAGGACGATGAAGCTGCCCATGGCCACGGGGTCGTGCAGGAAGCTGTAGAGGAAATAGGAGCCGCGGAACCGTTTCCAGAGATTCATCACTTCCTCCCCGTGATGCGGACCATGGGGTTGACCAGGCCGTAGATGATGTCGACCACGGTGTTGACCACCACGAAGATCACGCCGACAAAAATGAGATAGGCCACCAGGAGCGACGTGTCGGCGCGCTCGACTGCCTCCAGGAACAGGAAGCCAAGGCCCCCCCACTGGAAGACCGTTTCCGTCAGGATGGTGAAGGCGATCATGGTGCCGATCTGCACGCCGCCCACGGTGATGACGGGCAGAAGGGTGTTCTTGAAGGCGTGCACGAACCAGATGCGCACCCGCGGCAGGCCCTTGGCCCAGGCGAACTTGACGTACTCGGTTTCAAGCACTTCCATCATCTCCGAGCGGATGAGGCGCACGAAGAGGGGCAGCATGAGGGCCGTCAGGGCCGTGGCCGGCAGCAGGATGTGCTTCAGGCCGTCGACGGTCAGCAGGCCCGATTCCCAGCCCCAGACGTTGACCGTTTCGCCGCGGCCGTAGGAGGGCAGCCAGCCCAGCTTGATGGAGAAGACGTAGATCAGGAGGATGGCGATGAGAAAGATGGGGACGGACACGCCGATGGTGCTGAAGCCCATGATCAGCCGCGAGAGCAGGCGCTTGGGGTAGATGGCGCTGTAGATGCCCATGGGGATGGACAGGACCACGATGAGGACCGAACAGATCAGGACCAGCTCCAGGGTGGCCGGGGCCTTGCTGACGATGACCTCCATGGCCGGCTTCTTGTAGAAGAAGGACTGGCCGATGTTGCCCTCCAGCACCGCGCCTTTGAGGAAGCGGCCGTACTGGACGAGGAAGGGGTCGTTCAGACCCAGCTTCTCGCGGATGGCGTCGCGCTCGGCCGCCGAGACCGAGATGCCGGTCAGCTCGCGCACCGGGTCGCCCACGTTCTGTTTCAGGGCGAAGCCGATGAAACTGATGATGAGCATGACGACGATGGCCTGCAGGACGCGTCGGACAATGAATGCGAACATGTGTCAATCCGTGGTGGTCCCGGCTCGGACGGTGTGCCGGGGTTGGTTCAAAAAGGGGCAGGCTTCGTGAAAAGCCTGCCCCGCGTACACAGTGTCGGAGGATGGATCAAGCCTTTTACCATCCATGCCGACAAATCGATCATAGGTCAAAGGCGCCTATTTGATGACCAGGTCGCCGATGTACGGGAAGTCCATGATGTTGACGATGGGCTCGATGTCGATGCCCTTCTTGGCTGCCCAGGACAGGTTCTGCCAGTGCAGGGGCACGTAGGAGGCGTCCTCGTAGGCGATCTTTTCCACTTCCTGCAGCAGGGCCTTGCGCTTGGCGCGGTCGTTCTCGACGTTGGCCTTGTTGACCAGCTCGTCGAGCTTGGCGTTGCAGTAGTTGCCGCTGTTGTACTGGCCCTTGCCGGTTTCCTTGTTGGGGCACATCAGCAGGTACTCGGAGTAGTTGGCGGAGTCCTCGGTGTCGGAGTGCCAGCCGATCATCTGGATGTCGGCCACCTGGGCGTCGAACTCGTCCCAGTACTGGGCCTTGGGCATGGTCTTCAGGCTGACCTTGATGCCGATCTTGGAGAGCATGGAAACCACGGCCTCGGCGATCTTCTCGTCGTTTACGTAGCGGTTGTTGGGGGCGATCATGGTCGCCTCGAAGCCCTTCTCAAAGCCGGCTTCCTTCATGAGCTGCTTGGCCTTTTCCAGGTCGAAGCGGGGCTTGAGGCCTTCGACGTAGCCGTCGAAGCCCTCGGGGCCCTGCTGCTGGGCGGGCGTGGCGGTGCCCTTCATCAGCTTGGCCGCGATGCCGGCGTTGTCGATGGCCGCGATGACGGCCTGGCGGACCTTGAGGTTGGCGAATTCAGGCTTTTTCTTCTGGTTGAGCTGGAAGGTGATGATGCGCGAGCCGGCCATGGTCACCATGTTGATGTCCTTGTTGGTGCTCAGGCGCTCGAAGTCCTGGGGCGGGACCGGGGCGATGAAGTCAACGTCGCCGGACAGCAGGGCGGCGGTGCGGGTGGCGTTTTCCTTGATGGGGGTCAGGACGATCTCGCTGACGTTGCCCTTGCTGTTCTTGTCCCAGTAGTCGGCAAAGCGCTTGTAGACCATCTTCACGCCGTGCTCGCGGGACTCGACGGTGAAGGGGCCGGTTCCGGACTCGTTCTGGTTGGCGAAGGAGTACTCGGTCTTGACGATGGCGTCCTTGGGCAGGCCCTTGTCGTCGTTGCCGGTGT
The Desulfomicrobium escambiense DSM 10707 genome window above contains:
- a CDS encoding LptF/LptG family permease codes for the protein MNLLTRYILRQNLYLLLLICGIGLGIFVFVELFDRMDEFLAAGVGAGTIAAYFLFRTPFILAQIFPAVFLVALMVQLGLMLRNRELLALEACSVSPGSVARSVLWYALALCLVQFSFSEVLGVSGHKGADRIWSEEVRNRQVATRKLNDIWFREGDRIVHMGEVVPASRTGRKLTVYVLDAKDSGKVAEVVTAAEFRSSASGWTLTDATRTVPESFVVTREKSVDLDLRTDVAGFLIIDPKTKLDSLPFWQLGSEIRRLRDSGSNIERLQTAWHMKLAYAASVLVMALIALAVISVFGSLYVIIPVGLVTTFCYYGLFVLCASAGEKGLVPPVLAAWAANALFALVAGGRMAMGRSFHLG
- a CDS encoding TetR/AcrR family transcriptional regulator; this translates as MVKGNKERILDTAKRLFGELGYAETTYKRIAQEAGIADGLIAHHYGSKENLFQLVEISILKDLLGKIDESLYYASDGLGSVVNFAKCILKASATPESGFLTLLRCSPFLANTVDADNSEILAVCSQVVQKMLGCIEAGIKDGSIRTDVDATLAASVIFSTVFGSTRARLLAGENILGLSFSDDFYPEILSILTKYLEPDQAAPVAG
- a CDS encoding acyl-CoA thioesterase, coding for MAAARKVSDSETLMTHRALPEDANPAGNVHGGVILKHIDLAGAVCAMRHARMGVVTASIDRMEFKAPVHVGELMLLYASVNRVGKQSMEIGVRVVVENLMTGELRHAASAYLTFVAMGPDRKPAPTPDLILETPTHERRNREAEMRRKLRLEERQRERQAQESEKISHGNP
- a CDS encoding ABC transporter ATP-binding protein; amino-acid sequence: MTAQTQPLVGITDVVKHFDISGGFLDRLTFSGGLPSLTSTTVKAINGVSLDIRQGEILSVVGESGCGKSTLGRTVLGLYPPTSGRIEFRGERIDNLSAKDMLPYRRKMQMVFQDPYASLNPRMTVRQILEEPTRFHFPDLSASQVQDKVAEVMRQVGVDPAWAGRFPHEFSGGQRQRISIARALMVDPEFIVADEPISALDVSIQAQILNLIMDCQERFGLTYMFITHDLSVVEHISTRVAVMYLGTLCELADKASLYGDPQHPYSRALLSAIPRLGAKGVSHIRLKGEVPTPINLPTGCVFHTRCPYTDDRCRREIPALRKLPNGSQAACHALEEGRI
- the lptF gene encoding LPS export ABC transporter permease LptF — protein: MIRPPLLQRELFREMLLISGICLGGFLCLILLGRLLQLRDLFMAQGVTLFDLLKLFVFLSPLFLILLIPVSCMMGLFLTFLRMGADRELISLRAGGISFWPLMPAPLILCACGSALTLWISLTGISWGMDNFRETVVEMARHKTSVNIQPGVFNTSFPGLTVYATQADPGSGALSDVFVLDSSKSESSATIVAPKGQIDSDAQQGQVFVLLENGHIYRRQGEELSVISFDRYLLSLDMSRLLGGLELKDKAPKEMSWADLRTLAAEAFANRGDNFQRRVQTEMHKRFSLPAACLVLGLFAMPLAFFFQGMKRQYGLLVCLGAFFLYYILLSAGMSLAEGGVMSAAVGLWMPNVIFLLGAAIGMWWVIGERGADFRSVTTWLRRLTGPRGADS
- a CDS encoding OmpP1/FadL family transporter, encoding MRTRLKSWAIAWALVLATAQFCSAAGFGIYEWSARGNALGGATVGRADDPSALATNPAGITQLDGLQILAGFTAIHPVLDIRTNSPAGNEWASSDKDSLWVPPHFYATWKVNDRYTVGLGTFSRFGLGSVFDEDWEGRYNNYEAIIESMSINPNVAVKVTDKLSAAFGVDATYLNFSKKQKINWTGALNPNPAIDGDASLEADGWGYGFNMALHYMPCDYAKIGLSYRSPVTMDVNGKADFSMPSVYEGTFLDNIGAFKDTNAHGTVTLPDSFSFGVAVYPTNKLSIEVGAVYTLWSKYDKLEIKYSDPVIFDTDTMSLKSVSSYDKNWEDVWRFNIGVEYAVLDWLDLRAGYVFDQSPVQDETIDYMVPANDRHLLNGGLGFHWDNWVVDVNYTYLMIMDRDIDARPDDGVYEGEIDNADAHMVGLSVGYKF
- a CDS encoding queuosine precursor transporter; protein product: MQSLIVLVASYIALQIFSDVGSLRIVMLGGMSIDAGTFIYPLTFTLRDMVHKTMGKKGAQLMIVTAAGFNLLMALYFWLVSILPADMSVGAQAEFGQVLAPLWRLVFASIVAEVIAELTDTEVYSMWKERVTARHQWSRVLVSNAVSIPLDSLIFSWIAFGGMFESSVVWSIFLSNTLIKFATTLVSLPAIYLVKEKERPDAAPTRC
- a CDS encoding methyl-accepting chemotaxis protein, giving the protein MKLSVRKKLLLAFTTTILTSILITCIVLGLQIRDSAIATFHDSAAKELEQIDRAIGIFVDKALKMTTMIATSPIVQAADEFVHSYVEEKRPLSPKDISRSDVERDMVAFFKLISKIHPEYVEVFIGTKWGGFASSGESEMLPGYDPRKRPWYAKAMETPDKASISPAYMSTTGEAVISNMFPITAGSEIIGCSGLDVGLGVLTDLIKKSPMGRTGYVMLVQDDGTILATPRHDDLNFKKMKEAGVPALAQLDGITTGGMEVAMDERQWFAQVHTIEGLGWKLIGVIEKSEVMAEFYAMLQKMAVMGAILLAVFLGLATIFANAIAQPVLNATATLKDVAQGEGDLTRKLAVTSRDEIGEMAIWFNTFLEKLRGIIRDVVANGDTLNSASDSLLGIANDLRTGAAGATRKSQTVTAATHDLNSRFGTVAAAMEQTTQNTNMVATATEEMAATITEIASNTEKARSVAQRAMTEAGAATSAMRALGDAALEIGKVTTMITEISDQTNLLALNATIEAARAGESGRGFAVEANEIKELAKQTATATEEIRSRIAEMQGTSKSTEGQIQAISRIIEEINDIIANVATAIEEQSVATRDIADNVAQASQGLQEINVNVAESSTVIKEISREIADVSSASESTQQNTDEVARKAEELRVLASNLFELLGRFRT